From Lathamus discolor isolate bLatDis1 chromosome 15, bLatDis1.hap1, whole genome shotgun sequence, a single genomic window includes:
- the FUT7 gene encoding alpha-(1,3)-fucosyltransferase 7 gives MPRVSLLPRLLGGRPAVKAVAIAVVLATTLWSLRCFLNPPQVSREAPQHIEPLLVLVWEWPTKQVPNISGDVCHELYGITGCWVTMERQLLHWADVVVFPHTRLQPSRDSLPKDRPPWQSWVWVSLESPSNTKALARWNQTFNWVMTYRRDSDIFIPYGKLVPNRSAIVNIPAKTNLVSWVISNYHRTQKRAEVYKNLSRYLHVNIYGKANKMPLCKDCLLPTTSKSKFYLAFENSIHQDYITEKLWRNALMAGTVPVVLGPPRANYEQFVPADSFIHVDDFSSLEELATFLKTMNSSRYRQFFAWQRRYSVKLYTDWRERICTICSTYPSLPRGHIYPDLESWFNT, from the coding sequence ATGCCCCGGGTGTCACTGCTGCCCCGGCTGCTGGGGGGCCGGCCCGCTGTGAAGGCAGTGGCCattgcagtggtgcttgcaacCACCCTCTGGAGCCTGAGGTGCTTCCTCAACCCTCCCCAGGTCTCCAGAGAAGCCCCCCAGCACATTGAGCCGCTGCTGGTCCTGGTTTGGGAATGGCCCACAAAGCAGGTCCCCAATATCAGTGGGGATGTCTGCCATGAGCTGTATGGCATCACAGGCTGCTGGGTCACCATGGAGCGCCAGCTCCTGCACTGGGCAGATGTTGTGGTGTTCCCCCACAccaggctgcagcccagcagggaCAGCCTGCCCAAGGACAGGCCACCGTGGCAGAGCTGGGTATGGGTGTCCCTGGAGTCCCCCTCCAACACTAAAGCTCTAGCGAGATGGAACCAGACCTTCAACTGGGTGATGACCTACAGACGGGACTCGGACATCTTCATCCCCTATGGCAAACTTGTGCCCAACCGGTCGGCCATTGTGAACATCCCTGCAAAGACCAATTTGGTGTCTTGGGTCATCAGCAACTACCACAGGACTCAGAAGAGAGCTGAAGTCTACAAGAACCTCTCCAGGTACCTCCATGTGAACATATAcgggaaagcaaacaaaatgccACTTTGCAAGGACTGCCTCTTGCCAACAACATCCAAGTCCAAGTTCTACCTTGCTTTCGAGAACTCCATCCACCAAGACTACATCACCGAGAAGCTCTGGAGGAACGCACTGATGGCCGGCACTGTGCCCGTGGTCCTCGGTCCTCCCCGGGCCAACTACGAGCAGTTTGTCCCTGCAGACTCCTTCATCCACGTGGATGACTTCAGCTCCCTGGAAGAGCTGGCCACCTTCCTGAAGACCATGAACTCCAGCCGCTACCGGCAGTTTTTTGCCTGGCAGAGGCGGTACAGTGTGAAGCTCTATACCGACTGGAGGGAGCGGATCTGCACCATCTGCAGCACCTACCCCAGCCTGCCCCGTGGCCACATCTATCCTGACCTCGAGAGCTGGTTCAACACCTAG
- the LOC136022341 gene encoding POU domain, class 5, transcription factor 3-like, whose amino-acid sequence MFSPDGGLPAAHFGLLPEAGPPFPRGGFDGAATQPLFFPFAAEPEATRDPPPARAWLPPPAGPPAKAEARPVRPCSQPSPEPRTAACCGSTWTSPPWAGPAPPGAAAAALPGPPFPGPAAFPGPQLCPAALQPGSGGLSGLGSSGSSSGAASEGGHSSDSGDEVRPDGTGTGKGCPPPGQPRHPSQDAPTSEELEQFAKDLKHKRIMLGFTQADVGLALGTLYGKMFSQTTICRFEALQLSFKNMCKLKPLLQRWLNEAENTDNMQEMCNAEQVLAQARKRKRRTSIETNVKGTLESFFRKCVKPSPQEISQIAEDLNLDKDVVRVWFCNRRQKGKRLLLPFGNEAEGVMYDMNQPLVPPGLPIPVTSQGYSLAPSPPVYMPPFHKSEMFPPALQPGLSMSNSSH is encoded by the exons ATGTTCAGCCCGGACGGGGGGCTGCCGGCCGCCCACTTCGGCCTCCTGCCCGAAGCCGGCCCGCCCTTCCCCCGCGGCGGCTTCGACGGGGCGGCCACTCAGCCGCTCTTCTTCCCTTTCGCCGCCGAGCCCGAAGCCACCCGCGATCCGCCGCCAGCCCGCGCCTGGCTGCCCCCTCCCGCGGGGCCGCCCGCCAAGGCGGAGGCGCGCCCGGTCCggccctgcagccagccctcGCCCGAGCCCCGCACCGCGGCTTGCTGCGGGTCCACCTGGACCTCCCCGCCCTGGGCCGGGCCCGCGCCCCctggggccgccgccgccgccctgcCCGGTCCGCCCttccccggccccgctgccttCCCCGGCCCGCAGCTCTGCCCCGCCGCCCTGCAGCCGGGCTCTGGTGGCCTGTCGGGGTTGGGCAGCAGCGGCAGCTCCAGCGGTGCTGCCAGCGAGGGCGGACACTCCAGCGACAGCGGCGACGAGGTGAGACCCGACGGGACGGGAACAGGCAAGGGCTGCCCTCCGCCCGGCCAGCCCCGGCATCCCTCGCAG GATGCACCGACCTcggaggagctggagcagttCGCCAAGGACCTTAAGCACAAGCGCATCATGCTGGGTTTCACCCAGGCTGACGTGGGGCTGGCTCTGGGCACCCTCTATG GGAAGATGTTCAGCCAGACCACCATCTGCCGCTTCGAAGCGCTCCAGCTCAGCTTCAAGAACATGTGCAAGCTGAAGCCACTGCTGCAGCGTTGGCTCAATGAGGCAGAGAACACGGACAACATGCAagag ATGTGCAATGCGGAGCAGGTGTTGGCCCAAGCACGGAAGAGAAAGCGCAGGACCAGCATTGAGACCAACGTGAAGGGGACACTGGAGAGCTTCTTCCGCAAGTGTGTGAAGCCCAGTCCGCAGGAGATCTCCCAGATTGCTGAGGACCTCAACCTAGACAAAGAT GTGGTCCGGGTCTGGTTCTGCAACCGGCGTCAGAAGGGCAAACGGCTGCTGTTGCCCTTCGGCAACGAGGCGGAGGGGGTGATGTATGACATGAACCAGCCCCTTGTGCCCCCCGGCCTGCCCATCCCGGTGACATCCCAGGGCTACAGCCTGGCACCCTCCCCGCCTGTCTACATGCCACCCTTCCACAAATCTGAGATGTTCCCCCCCGCGCTGCAGCCCGGGCTCTCCATGAGCAACAGCAGCCACTGA
- the NPDC1 gene encoding neural proliferation differentiation and control protein 1 isoform X1 translates to MVSARGAARRGALLLLLLPALGACGPRLARAAASCPRSLDCALQRREFCPPGSGACGPCLASFQEDEHGRCVQKQLPTGGRTSLSTLEKEIDFLADVLARQEAPRSHPLRDGKLRSTPVPARSRQRVASGLRLGLLQQGPASSKAATTLSTSTTATIQKYPVEASRIPSGDDVVLGLIVVCTLAGLLALVVAGVCWCRLQKEVRLAQKVDYSAQRVASPLPYDKISPGDKTLAQSAQMYHYQHQKQQMLSMEKHKEEPKLPDSASSDEENEDGDFTVYECPGLAPTGEMEVRNPLFDDSSLHPSNPKSHQ, encoded by the exons cagcatcgtGTCCCCGGAGCCTGGACTGTGCTCTGCAGCGCCGGGAGTTCTGCCCGCCAGGCTCGGGAGCCTGCGGCCCCTGCCTGGCCTCCTTCCAGGAGGATGAGCATGGGCGATGCGTCCAGAAGCAGCTCCCCACCGGCG GGCGGACGTCCCTTTCCACCTTGGAGAAGGAAATCGATTTCCTGGCAGACGTGCTGGCCAGGCAGGAGGCTCCTCGCTCCCACCCGCTGAGGGATGGCAAGCTCAGGT ccaccccggtccctgccaggagcagaCAGCGTGTGGCCAGTGGGCTGAgactggggctgctgcagcagggtccTGCCAGCAGCAAGGCAGCCACCACCCTCTCCACCTCAACCACCGCCACCATCCAGAAGTACCCGGTGGAGGCGTCCCGCATCCCTTCCGGTGATGATGTGGTGCTCG GGCTGATCGTGGTGTGCACACTGGCTGGGCTTTTGGCGCTGGTTGTGGCCGGGGTGTGCTGGTGCAG GCTACAGAAGGAGGTCAGGCTGGCACAGAAAGTGGACTACTCAGCACAGAGAGTGGCCAGCCCCCTGCCCTACGACAAGATCTCG CCCGGGGACAAGACACTGGCTCAGAGCGCCCAGATGTACCACTACCAGCACCAAAAGCAGCAGATGCTCTCCATGGAGAA GCATAAAGAGGAGCCCAAGCTGCCAGACTCTGCATCATCCGACGAGGAGAATGAGGATGGAGACTTCACTGTGTATGAGTGCCCTGGGCTGGCTCCG ACCGGAGAAATGGAAGTGAGGAACCCGCTGTTTGACGACTCCTCCTTACACCCCTCCAACCCCAAGTCGCACCAGTAA
- the NPDC1 gene encoding neural proliferation differentiation and control protein 1 isoform X2 translates to MVSARGAARRGALLLLLLPALGACGPRLARAASCPRSLDCALQRREFCPPGSGACGPCLASFQEDEHGRCVQKQLPTGGRTSLSTLEKEIDFLADVLARQEAPRSHPLRDGKLRSTPVPARSRQRVASGLRLGLLQQGPASSKAATTLSTSTTATIQKYPVEASRIPSGDDVVLGLIVVCTLAGLLALVVAGVCWCRLQKEVRLAQKVDYSAQRVASPLPYDKISPGDKTLAQSAQMYHYQHQKQQMLSMEKHKEEPKLPDSASSDEENEDGDFTVYECPGLAPTGEMEVRNPLFDDSSLHPSNPKSHQ, encoded by the exons catcgtGTCCCCGGAGCCTGGACTGTGCTCTGCAGCGCCGGGAGTTCTGCCCGCCAGGCTCGGGAGCCTGCGGCCCCTGCCTGGCCTCCTTCCAGGAGGATGAGCATGGGCGATGCGTCCAGAAGCAGCTCCCCACCGGCG GGCGGACGTCCCTTTCCACCTTGGAGAAGGAAATCGATTTCCTGGCAGACGTGCTGGCCAGGCAGGAGGCTCCTCGCTCCCACCCGCTGAGGGATGGCAAGCTCAGGT ccaccccggtccctgccaggagcagaCAGCGTGTGGCCAGTGGGCTGAgactggggctgctgcagcagggtccTGCCAGCAGCAAGGCAGCCACCACCCTCTCCACCTCAACCACCGCCACCATCCAGAAGTACCCGGTGGAGGCGTCCCGCATCCCTTCCGGTGATGATGTGGTGCTCG GGCTGATCGTGGTGTGCACACTGGCTGGGCTTTTGGCGCTGGTTGTGGCCGGGGTGTGCTGGTGCAG GCTACAGAAGGAGGTCAGGCTGGCACAGAAAGTGGACTACTCAGCACAGAGAGTGGCCAGCCCCCTGCCCTACGACAAGATCTCG CCCGGGGACAAGACACTGGCTCAGAGCGCCCAGATGTACCACTACCAGCACCAAAAGCAGCAGATGCTCTCCATGGAGAA GCATAAAGAGGAGCCCAAGCTGCCAGACTCTGCATCATCCGACGAGGAGAATGAGGATGGAGACTTCACTGTGTATGAGTGCCCTGGGCTGGCTCCG ACCGGAGAAATGGAAGTGAGGAACCCGCTGTTTGACGACTCCTCCTTACACCCCTCCAACCCCAAGTCGCACCAGTAA